The following is a genomic window from Doryrhamphus excisus isolate RoL2022-K1 chromosome 3, RoL_Dexc_1.0, whole genome shotgun sequence.
tgttctttttgttcagtcaTGGTTttgaaaatgcacaaaaaacgTTCCTAATTGAGCTAAAGTGGGTCAGCATTTTAACTCAATTAAGAGCTTTGCCGTGGGTAGATGTAGATGAATCAGAACATTCATGATTCATATCAGTGAAGTGGGTTCTACCTTGGTGAGGATGTTCTTCACCTGCCGTGGAACTCGGTGTGGAGCCTGCATACACACAAAAGTCAAACTGCGTTAaattataaaacacacacacacatgcaatgaTAAGTCTTTTAGAAGTCTTACAATATCCAAAACGAAGTCATCAAGGTCGTCATTGTCTCCGATTTGGACCTGGTCCACCAGTGCAGACAGACTGGTGGTGGACATCAGCAGTAAAGCCCCCAGCAGcatcttcatcttcttccactTTGTTTGGCTCACATGTTAGTTTGCAGCCCGCAAGGACAGCAAGCGCCCTCCCGCTGGAGGCGGGGTTATTAGAGTCTTCAATCAAGGAGCAGTTGCAGTTACTAGCGCCCCCTCGTGGACGTGAGGCAACACTACAGATACTACACGAACTAAAAGTGATCTTCTGCCATCAAAATACCAAAGCAAACTTTAGATAGTGTGAACCGTTGAGCAAAATTATTCACTAAAAATAACTCACCTTGTTATCTTGTGTTCTCAAAAGTGTGTGTACTGGCGCCACTAAGTGGACACAAAGAGTAACAACAACTACGGCTCCTTTAAACGGAGCTTAGACTTTTTACAAAGGCCTTttcttagcctttttttttaacaaatatatatatataccttttgttgtgttgtaggttttatgctttctttgtagcactttgagatttctgtaatgtaaagtgcaatataaataaaatgtattattattattattattaactgcaTCGTGGCTGCGTGCCGGAAAAGGAGGGAttggttgcaattcaccattAAAACGGAGAGGAGCAGAAAAGGGATCAATATTATGATAATTTCCGACAGATTCAATGTCAAATTATTGTCACACACTTacacaaattaatatttaaggttagttttacctttattgaagacGCGACTGTTCCCAGAGACACGgtgtggcagtgagatcaacaaccaccaccttcctgttttcagtCACGTCAAGAATCACGTCTTTAATGAAGGTGAAAGTCattttaaatgtgcatttttgggtGGACATGGGTAGATCCATATataaatacgtatatatatgtatatacataaacatatgtgtgtgtgtgtgtgtgtgtgtgtgtgtttaaatacgtatttatatatctatatatatctatatgtatCTACCCATGTCCACccaaaaatatacacacacctACCACAATCCAAATGCTAGGTGTTGGCTTGCgaacattagcatgttggcgttgtaagcatgctaacatgagcatactagcattttttaatgggtaaacacatatataaacacttaccactatcatgctaggtgttagcatgttagcatgctaactttacaataatattttttaaagtagacattatgctaggtgctagcatgctaacattagcattttgaCATTGCTAGCAAGCAAGtatgagcatactagcatttttttgcaattttcatgaacATTAACTTCAGCAGAAACTTTTTCGgttttagcatgcaaacatactTATATTAGCATTTATAGCTTATTCAGAGGAAGGCACTTATACAAGCACTTGACGTGATTATGCTAAGTGAAGAAAAAATGCTAGATGCTCGTCCACTTTAAGCGTCATTgttattcgtcaggaagggcataaagtgctcaagccaaagccgtaatcaggaaaaaagccaaaagaaacaaacaaaaatcttCACTTATTAACCAACTAGCGAGGCGAGGGCATGCATCATCCATCATGAGGCAGGCAGACAAGGTGAGAGGTGAAGGTGTGTAGTAAATGAGCCTTTATTAGAAAGGTTACACACGTCTTCACTCAGTCCAACAACAACCTTCTAGAAAGAAATAATAGTTAATCAATGGAGGAGTCTATTGCTTATTAATCGTCTCGATGAATCAAAGATATTCAGATCAAATAATCAGCTACATATTCTAATGATCTAACGTGACCTCCCAGCCACACGTAGCTTCATACCGTCTTCATCGTATCTTCGTCAGCTTTTGCCTCTGTCCCGTGTCTCCCCGGGCCCGTCTCTGGTGGGGGGGCGAGGGGACAAAAAGGACGGCTGCTGGTGTCGTGGCCCCATCTCAACGCATTGtcttgaaaaatgacatttttgcacaACACCTACTTTTCTTTGATGTCACGCTCACGGAAGCCTTGCGGCTGTCGGCCACACACAAGGACGAAGCGCTTGTGCTTCCTTGCGTGTTTTATtgtgttagcttagcatagccTAAGTCCCATCCCAGTGGCTGAAGCTAGCTAACAAGCGTGTTGTCCTTCTATCGCTGGAGGTGACgcagtaaaaataataagaaaattatACTTTTGGGATGAACGCACCCTTCCTAGCAGGAGAGAAGCTCTCTTCTTGGAAAGGAAAATATATCTGAGCAAGCAGGGCAGAATCTCCACGTATGGCGGGTTCAAAGCGAACCCTTATGGCAGAGAGGAAACTCTGTAGATTTGTGTACAGATGGCTTCGCGGGAACATGTAGCACCATCAATCAGTCAACAATCAGCAGCACAACAAGAAGTCCACCATCAAACGTCATCACAAGCACATCATTGTTGCTAAATGGTCAGCGCTAAGTAAGATAGAAAGTCTAAAAGAACACTATTCGATAACTGAAGGAAAACAATCAGCTCTTTGATCAAAGTGGAATTAGCTCACTCGcataggctaggctaggctaggctaggctaggtcAAGGTGTGTTCCGGGTGATTATCAGGATGCCACCTAGTGTGTGCAACAGTGCGTTGTGTAAAGCTCCCCGCCACCTTAAGGGCTGCGCTGGGCAGTGGGTTGACAGCTCAGGGCTTTTGGCTCAACGGCTAGCGCTGCTGGACTGAACTCTCATTTGGTGGAGATGATGTGTGGTCGCGGACGACCGCTGAGGAGCATCAGTCAGGTGTTACTTACGTGGTTCTTCACTTGGAAGGTTTGTGCTTGTTAAAGAGCTCAGCAGTAATTCAGCGTTTGATGAAAGAGCGGACGATACGAGAGGATACGCAGCTCGCTAACACTCAGGTCAAGTGGAGCCCTCCAGCAGCTGTCTGAGGGCCCGCTCGATGTTGATGCGATGACCCAATCGGGTGACGCCCAGCTCCACGTAGTCGTCCTTTGTGAGGGCGGGAAGATGCGAGCCTTCAATCTCGTGTTCCTGGAAGCGTTGGCGGTGCTCGGCCAGGCCCACGCTCTCCAGCCAGTCGCCCACGTCGTATTTGTTCCACAGGCTGAGAGGCCGCTGCCTCCACGGCCGCAGGGCCAGCAAGGGTCCGCTCAGGACCGGCGAGGGGCATGGCGAGGCGTGGGGGGATGGGGAGGGCGAGCGGGACCGGGTCCGAGCGCTGGCGCTGCGCATGACGAAGCGGACTTCCTTGGGTTCCGAGGGCAGACTAAGACTGGATGACTTGAGGATGGTCAGACCTCGACCTGAGCTCAGGTCCGGCCTGTCAGAGCACGGCAAGGGGGACGAGCCCAGCCCTGTCGTCCTCTCCGAGGGAGAAGGGGAGGGAGAAGGGGAGGGGCTCCTGCGGGTGACAGGGTAACGGCTTCCTGGTCGGACCGTGTAGGTGGCGCCGAATCCTCGTTGGGAGATGGTGTGCAGCTCGCCCAGACTGGAGAACAACCTGGAACACAACGCCCCATGTTAGCactttatcatgttagcatgaacATGAGAGGGCATAGTGTTTGTAAGAGCAACAAAGTTAGTCAAGGAGTGTATTGCTACAAGAGACAATTAAAGATGATGTGTAggatgttagcacgttagcttcATGTTAGCACAGCTGACATATCATGAAGCTAGCCTACATATATGTTAGCAAGTTAGCTTTAGCCGCGAATAAGAAGGAATGTTTACCAGAGATAAAAACCTACGATTTTCTATCGCCACTGTCCACACACCTGCAACGATGATAACACAAATGACACCTAGTTTattacacaaacaaaaacacacagacacacacaggtgACATACCTGGCCCCGCCTACTGGAGACCTTCGTCCCGGGTCCAAAGAGCTAGGCTCCTCCCCCAAGGAGTGGCTGTCCTTGTTGAGCAGTTGGAGCCGGTTGGCGAGGTCCAGGCCCGACCCAGCACGGCCACTCAGCTCCAACGCCGACACGGACACAGATCGCCCACTCAGGTCCACCCCTGACCCTTGACCCCCCAGAGCCGCTGGCCGGCCGCCGCCCTCCTCAGAACCAAATCCTCGGCGGTCGCTGGCACGGTCCTCGCCACCCCCCCACAGCTTGGAGCGCCTTTGGAAGAGGTAGCGAGGCTGGCGTCCGCCGGTGGGGGAGGCGGAGAGGGGGGAAGTGGGGGAGGAGGATGAGGGGGCTGAGGGGAGGAGCTCGCTGTCAGATGACTGCTTGAGGAGAGGGTCCCTGAGCGCTGAACGGCCTCGTCCAATAGGGGAGCGGAGGCGGGGTTTGAGGGCGGACGGGGATGTGGCGGCCTGAGAGGCGGGCGGTGAGGATGGGGAGGAGGTAGCAGGAGGTGAGGCTAAGGTGATGGAGGGCGGGAGGGAGCTGGGAGAGGAGCTGTCGTGGAGACGCTCTTcatcaccctcctcctcctcctcggctCTCCTCCCCAAGGAGTCGGAGGCGCTGCCCCCGCCCTCCCCACCTCGCCGTGGCAACAAGGTAAGTGGGGCGGGGGAGCTGGAAAAAGCAGGGGGCGGAGTCACCAGGCCAATTCTGCGCAGCTCCTCCCTCGTCTCCTCGTCACTGGATGACAACAAGGCGGGGGGGAGCGTAACAGTATATGCCCCGCCCTCTTCCTCTGAACTGCCAATTGTCAGGCTCCTGCGCCTGTCAATCAGAGGAGAGTGGCTCTCATTGGCCAAGCCTGTCAGCGGGACAGGCCTCCAGCGCTCAGAGGAGGGACCGGCGGGAGATGTCACGCCCCCCTCGGCTTCGGGCCGTTCCACCTGATCATCGGGGAACAGGGGCGGAGTTATGCGCTTGTGCCTGAGCTCTGGGCTGGTCTGAGGAGTGGTGCGCTTGCTTCGCTGCTCGGGGCTGGTCTGAGGGGTGGTGCGTTTGGATCGCGGCTCGGGGCTGCTCTGCGGAGTGGGGACAGGCGTGCGCTTGTGTCTGCCCTCAGGGCTGGCAGCCGGGGTGGGTATGGGAGTGGTCGAGGCAGAAGCATGCTTGCTTCGTGGCTCAGGGCTGGGCGTGCGGGCTGTGAGCGCTCGTTCTCGTGCGGCCAGAGCCAGGGCGAGTGGAGATGAAGGATCTGTGTAGTGAGAGGGCATTGTTGATTATCAAAAACAGGTCAGTTATTGCTGCCGCCTGGAGGGCGTGGAGGGAGTGGAACATTACCCAAAGGTTTCCCGGTCAGCGGGTGGAGGAAGGTGTGAGGGGACGGCGATGGCGACAGGACAGGCGCGGGCGGAGGCAACTCCCCGAGGTCGTCCATTGAGTGACTCTGGGTCAGGAGAGGCGGAACCTGGTTTTCAGAGCCAGAGCCCTCCACTGACAGGAAGAGGGATGAGCGGCGGCCCTGGACCCGAGCACGCTCGGACAGGACCTGCTGCTGGTATAGCTCTGCCCTGCTGGGGCTGCTGGGTCCGCCCACCTCCAACTTTCCATCGTGGTCTTTGAGTCCTGGAGACAAAATGGAGGCATATAGGTGGGGAAACACCATGTTGATGACGACTCTCACCATCCGTACCTTGCTCCTCTACAGGAAGTTGTTTCAGCAGCGGTGACTTTCTCCTCTGAGGTTTAGAGGGCGCAGCCTGCTGGCCCACATTAGCGTAAGGGTTTTCTATGGGACGTCCGCGGCGGCGTGACAATGGTGACTGGCCGAGGGCGGCAGTTGAGCCGTGGAGCGACAGCGTGGGGGTGTGCGTACCGGCAGTGTGCAGCGTGTGCATGGCGGCGGCGACGTGCATCTCCGTCTGCAGCTGAGGGGGCGTGTCCTGCAGGATGATCATGGACCTGGCCTTCCTCTGGCGCTCTGCGTGGGCGTGGCTCCTGGATGGCGAGTCTGAGAGCTCCTGCAGCCGCGGTTCCGCTCCTGGCTTGAAGCTGGAGCGGGTCAGGCCCTCCCCTCGGGCAGGGGGAGGCgggggaaggaaggagggaggaggcCCGGAGTCCAGCAGGAAGAGGGGGGAGGcggagggaggaggggggggagcTGTCTGAGGAGGAGGCGGGATGAAGCTGTCCGTCAGTGAGGAGCTCCTCGGGAAACGACTCTCGTTGATCAGAGCGGAGAGCCTGTCGTCCTCAGGCGTGCCTGTGCAGTAACCATGGCGACACAAATGCACATCTTACTCTGGACCGGTTCGGCCAAGCTAGGCTAACAAGCTTAGCAGAGTAAATATTGTCACTTTCACTCACCAAAACTTTTGGTTCTGGACATTCCTCTTGGCAAAGCCATGGTGCTCTTCTCTGGAGCAGTAGGGGGAACCAGACCCTGACGCTCAAACAAGgactacaaacacacacacaaactatgtGTCATTGCCTTGTAATGCGTCtactgtccaccagagggcgacGGCCGCCTTACATTAATCTCAGCCTGTGTGATTCGCCGGCTGGTGGGCCGCTGTTTGACGGTGGCCGCCCTGAAGTCATCGGAGGGGCGGGACCGCatgatcacttcctgtgtgtttcCAGCCAACATTTCGTCCAGTTTGTCTGCAAATTAGAGACACGCCAATGTGTGAGATAGTGGATGTGtttaaacctcactccctgacaccttaGAGCTGCTTGGGACAACAAGTTGACAGCCCAGgccttatttattatttactattattagctTATTGTCGACTTAACTCTCACTCGGTAGGAAGGCATGGACCCGGGTTCCGGATTGTGCGGGGCGACtacttttacacacatacacgaCACATACACGACGCATGCACACAACACAACGCTTTAAGAACACAACACACTGTGACCGCCGTGGTCCCATGACTCACCAAAGCGCCTCctcctggctgcacggtgggcggaCAGAAGGTCAACACTACCTCACACTGACTTGTGTTTTCaatgcgtgtgtgcgtgttttaCCTACCTATCTCCTCCAGGTCAGCGGTCATCGACTTGGATCGGAGAGTCAGTGAGGTACTGGGTGCGCGCttgggagggggaggggctatGAGACAATAACCAATCAGCTGTCAGAGCTCATTAAAAGTCACAAAAGTCACAAACAAAACTAAGAGCTCCACCTTTCTTCCTGATCAGGTTGGTGTCTGACTTGCGGGaaacggacaccaccttcatcaGCAGCCGGCTGCCGCCCTGCCGGATCAGCGACACCACCTGGCGATGGCCCACCTTCACCACATCAGCGCCGTTCACCTGAACAGACGAGCGCATGGTGAGGGGAGGAAATGAAGGCATCGTCGCAGCAGGAAGCTCGTCACCTCTATGAGGAAGTCTCCCGTACGCAGCCCCGCCCTCCAGGCCACCCCGCCCTGGTCCACCGACTCCAGGTACTGCAGAGCGGGAAACGCTGGAGTGGGCGCAAACTCCTCGATGGGCGTCTCAGCTGACGAGAGGTGAAATATTACAATGGAGCGTGAAATGTGCTTTCATTGTTGTCTACCTTTTGCTCCTCTGAGGACAAAGCCGAAGCCTTCGCTCTCTCTCTTCTGCAGCACGGCCATCTTCTCCTCGATCACGTAGTCGCTGTCATGCCACAACACACTGCCTTAGCTACAGAAGCTCTGTGAGCGTCCCCAGGTGTAGTGTGCGTGCTTCACCTGTAGGACGTGTAGTTGTCGTAGGAGCCCACTGTGTAATGCCGGAAGAGTCTCTTGGTGCGGTCCTCCCTCGTCTCTGAAAGAAACGTGCACACTGTCAGGCACCAACACGTCACGTCTTCACACGACTTTGCATCGTCTTTACCCAGTCGGGGGTCATACTGTCTCATCTGGACCTCTTCCACACAGTCGGCGGGAAACCAGCCGGTTCTTCCTTTGACGCTTCCTTCCCAGAATCCTCCTTCCCCGATAGACAGGACTGTAGAACCACGACACGTAGATATGTTAGCACCGGCTTCTCGCACGCTCTTGCGTTATTCAACATGGCGGCCCGGTCACCTTTCACCCTCTCGCCGCGGTGCAGCTGGATCTCTCCGGGCCCCTGGGGCACGTGGGAACGCGTGGCAATGAAGGTGCGTCCCGGCACGGCACTGTACAGTCTCTTCTTCCTCAGCTGGGGGGTTAGCGGGGGCGAGGATGGGGGGCTGGTCTCCACGTGACCACCAGTGCCACTcggactgcacacacacacacacacacacacacacacaagcaagacACGCCGTTGGCCTGCTAGCTAAAAGTAGGTGTGCTCACCTAAGTACCACAGGTGTGCTCACCTGAGCCTGCGAGTGTGTCGTcgtagtgagtgtgtgtgtgtgtcatgatgCGTTTCCAAGCTTTGCAAGGAGGGGCCGGGAGAGGAGGCGGGGCTTTCCAGCGCGTTGTCACTGGCTGAGCGAATCAAAGAGCGCGGTGAGGAGAGACCGTTTCCTGCTGGCAACCTGATGGTTCCCAAGCGGCGGCGTTTGGTGTAGGACGGTGTCTCTCGGAAGGGAACTgcttagacacacacacacacacaggcagtaTCAGCACATGCTGTCAGCCATGTTGGAGGCGGTGTGAGCACGACGTCACGTGATGCATCTGACTCACCAACATCAGAGGTTTTGTGGATCTTGATAATTTCAGCCAAATCAAAATTGCCAGCGATGATGgccacctgcacacacacacacacacacacacacacacacaacaattaCAAAGACAGTTTTAGTCAACTAACCAAGTCAAGTCTTCTCTCAGCGCTCAGACCTGAAAGGCAGTCTGGTTGTTGTAGTTCTTGATGTCCTTGTTGGCTCCTCTGAAGAGCAGCACTCTGGCACAGCTGTCCTGTTAGAGCAGCAGTGGAGAAATGAGTctaaaaacaaaccaacaacCAATACAGTCGTTAAACTTTGTTTACCGCGGTTAAATCGCattgttccagacctgaccgcatGATATAGGATTCCATGTTAATAAATTGTATCTTTTTGTAAATCTGTttctaaaaaagttttttagagccctgtagatatgaaataacacccctatagccacctttacactcctactattcACCGTTTACACCACActgcaactcttatgctgcagggactcaagaTGGTCACTAGCTAGCACATTAACGAGCAGAGCGTTTATTACTTGGCTTACTAAGCCTAAGGAGCGAAAAACATGCCATTTCAACATTTCATGGGAGGAGAGCTTTTTTAACTCCATTATGTCtgacatgcagtgttaaggtaaccTAGTGCTTGTCAAATAGTAGGGCGGGCATGGTGAGAGCCAGGGAGGACGTTCCATATCagtgcagacctaccaacatgtctTAGAATTTGTCTTACTCAGCATGTAATTGACGCTTTCCGTTTTGTTGCATGTCGCCAGTTTCTGTTTCGAGTTcaatctgtacagtacagataaataaatatttaatttcagaaaaaaacgCAATATAGCAAGGGAGCAATAACCGAACCGCGATGTTGCGAGGGACGACGGCAATAAAGTTATTGTCGGGGCTGTGTGTTAGAGACCTGGTTGTAAAGAGCGCAGAGGTGCAGAGCAGTGTTTCCTGATGCATTCTGGGAGCTCATGTCAGCACCATAGAACAGCAGGTGCTCCAAGTGCTGTACGTTTCCATAGCGACAcgcctaaacacacacaaacactgtgaTTACACTTCTAAAAACGTACAGATAATTGTAGCtgtcatcagtgtgtgtgtttgtgcatcacCTGGTGGATTTCCTGCCATCCGTTCTCGTCTGTCATGCctgtaaccatgacaaccatCAGTCTTTGAGCAGTCAAGCTTGACGTCATTATGGAGACAAGAAGGTACCAATGGTGGCGTGGTCCTGCAGAAGCAGCTCACAGCAGTAGGGGGCGCCACCCACCATGGCGCAGTGATAGAGTGGCGTGAGTCCTCTGCTGTCCTTGTAGTCCGGCGAAGCTCCCAGGTCCAGCAGGGTCTGGAAAGCAGCAGATGCGAACCATCAGCGAGGTCCCCTGAAACATCGCCCGCGAGGTTCA
Proteins encoded in this region:
- the shank3b gene encoding SH3 and multiple ankyrin repeat domains protein 3 isoform X8 — translated: MPLSPAADTKHDRPRQQAITNGNPTGSTVARDDDAEDTPSGNSIVVRIGIPDLQQTVTHTLLSLGHLTLRHRWRTGRQSEGRVSQTCPLSISGSLRSVCGWTQIYPFGPPAFNGRAGKFLDEERLLKEYPLPPITPIPYLEFRYKRRVYTQSYVDDKQLAKLHTKANLKRFMEHVHQKNLEKVSKWLEKGLDPNFHDSDSGECPLTLAVQLEESCELIKVLRSGGAHLDFRTRDGITALHRAVLCRNSAALTTLLDLGASPDYKDSRGLTPLYHCAMVGGAPYCCELLLQDHATIGMTDENGWQEIHQACRYGNVQHLEHLLFYGADMSSQNASGNTALHLCALYNQDSCARVLLFRGANKDIKNYNNQTAFQVAIIAGNFDLAEIIKIHKTSDVAVPFRETPSYTKRRRLGTIRLPAGNGLSSPRSLIRSASDNALESPASSPGPSLQSLETHHDTHTHSLRRHTRRLSPSGTGGHVETSPPSSPPLTPQLRKKRLYSAVPGRTFIATRSHVPQGPGEIQLHRGERVKVLSIGEGGFWEGSVKGRTGWFPADCVEEVQMRQYDPRLETREDRTKRLFRHYTVGSYDNYTSYSDYVIEEKMAVLQKRESEGFGFVLRGAKAETPIEEFAPTPAFPALQYLESVDQGGVAWRAGLRTGDFLIEVNGADVVKVGHRQVVSLIRQGGSRLLMKVVSVSRKSDTNLIRKKAPPPPKRAPSTSLTLRSKSMTADLEEIARRRRFDKLDEMLAGNTQEVIMRSRPSDDFRAATVKQRPTSRRITQAEINSLFERQGLVPPTAPEKSTMALPRGMSRTKSFGTPEDDRLSALINESRFPRSSSLTDSFIPPPPQTAPPPPPSASPLFLLDSGPPPSFLPPPPPARGEGLTRSSFKPGAEPRLQELSDSPSRSHAHAERQRKARSMIILQDTPPQLQTEMHVAAAMHTLHTAGTHTPTLSLHGSTAALGQSPLSRRRGRPIENPYANVGQQAAPSKPQRRKSPLLKQLPVEEQGLKDHDGKLEVGGPSSPSRAELYQQQVLSERARVQGRRSSLFLSVEGSGSENQVPPLLTQSHSMDDLGELPPPAPVLSPSPSPHTFLHPLTGKPLDPSSPLALALAARERALTARTPSPEPRSKHASASTTPIPTPAASPEGRHKRTPVPTPQSSPEPRSKRTTPQTSPEQRSKRTTPQTSPELRHKRITPPLFPDDQVERPEAEGGVTSPAGPSSERWRPVPLTGLANESHSPLIDRRRSLTIGSSEEEGGAYTVTLPPALLSSSDEETREELRRIGLVTPPPAFSSSPAPLTLLPRRGGEGGGSASDSLGRRAEEEEEGDEERLHDSSSPSSLPPSITLASPPATSSPSSPPASQAATSPSALKPRLRSPIGRGRSALRDPLLKQSSDSELLPSAPSSSSPTSPLSASPTGGRQPRYLFQRRSKLWGGGEDRASDRRGFGSEEGGGRPAALGGQGSGVDLSGRSVSVSALELSGRAGSGLDLANRLQLLNKDSHSLGEEPSSLDPGRRSPVGGARCVDSGDRKS